A part of Streptomyces sp. NBC_01235 genomic DNA contains:
- a CDS encoding ATP-binding cassette domain-containing protein — protein sequence MTGPPLLALRGISKRFGAVQALKDIDLEVHAGEVVALLGDNGAGKSTLIRVISGVDPADKGVIEWEGQVVQIKTPRIAQRLGIATVYQGLALCDDLDVAENLFLGRERRCPGARGRLFRLMDGGGMRREARGQLDALGIRIPDVSAPVASLSAGQRQTVAISRALLGHPKAVLLDEPTAALGVTQAGHVLDLVDELRERGIGVILISHNLGDVKAVADEAAVLRLGCNNGYFNVPTTTQDRIFSAIVGATSNA from the coding sequence CTGGCGCTGCGCGGAATCTCCAAGCGGTTCGGCGCCGTCCAGGCCCTCAAGGACATTGATCTGGAGGTCCACGCGGGCGAGGTCGTCGCCCTTCTGGGTGACAACGGTGCCGGCAAGTCCACCCTCATCAGGGTCATCTCGGGTGTCGACCCCGCAGACAAGGGCGTCATCGAGTGGGAGGGGCAGGTCGTCCAGATCAAGACCCCCCGGATCGCCCAGCGGCTGGGCATCGCGACCGTGTACCAGGGCTTGGCGTTGTGCGACGACCTCGATGTTGCCGAGAACCTCTTCCTCGGGCGGGAGCGGCGGTGCCCCGGTGCCCGGGGCCGCCTGTTCCGGTTGATGGACGGCGGCGGCATGCGCAGGGAGGCACGCGGGCAGCTCGACGCACTGGGCATCCGCATCCCCGATGTGAGTGCTCCGGTCGCTTCACTGTCCGCGGGCCAACGGCAGACCGTCGCGATCTCCCGCGCGCTCCTCGGCCACCCGAAGGCCGTCCTCCTGGACGAGCCCACCGCGGCGCTCGGCGTCACACAGGCCGGCCACGTCCTCGACCTTGTCGACGAGCTCCGCGAGCGGGGCATCGGAGTGATCCTGATCAGCCACAACCTGGGAGATGTCAAGGCGGTCGCGGATGAGGCGGCGGTGCTGCGGCTCGGCTGCAACAACGGCTACTTCAATGTGCCGACCACCACGCAGGACCGGATCTTTTCCGCCATCGTCGGCGCCACGAGCAACGCCTGA